The following are encoded together in the Glycine max cultivar Williams 82 chromosome 8, Glycine_max_v4.0, whole genome shotgun sequence genome:
- the LOC100818841 gene encoding probable endo-1,3(4)-beta-glucanase ARB_01444 — translation MSSFLFPQTQSTVLSDPSTYFSSNLLSSPLPTNSFFQNFVIPNGSQAEYIHPYLIKTSNSSLSASYPLLILFTTAVLYQTFVADITISSTQTTSQNHVISSYSDLGVTLDIPSSNLRFFLSRGSPFLTVSVTSPTSLSITTVHTIVSLSSNDDNNTKYTLKLNNTQTWLIYTSSPIYFTHNNASEVTSKPFSGIIRVAVLPNHNYVTILDKFSTCYPLSGNATLVEPFRVVYEWQKEGSGDLLMLAHPLHVKLLSNNYNGLVTVLNDFKYRSIDGDLVGVVGDSWVLETNPIPVTWYSNKGMEKDSYDEIVSALVKDVQELNSSSIGTSSSYFYGKRVGRAARLALIAEEVSFSNVVPTIKKFLKESIEPWLDGTLQGNGFLYENKWGGLVTKLGSTDSTADFGFGVYNDHHYHLGYFLYGIAVLAKIDPEWGQKYNPQVYSLVTDFMNLGQKYNSRYPRLRCFDLYNLHSWASGVTEFADGRNQESTSEAVNAYYSAALVGLAYGDSNLVAIGSTLLALEILAAQTWWHVKAEGNLYEEEFAKENKIVGVLWANKRDSALWWGPATCRECRLGIQVLPLSPVTETLFSDADYVKELVEWTMPSLTSEGWKGMTYALQGIYDKETALENIRKLKGFDDGNSLSNLLWWIHSR, via the coding sequence atgtcttcttttcttttccctcAAACACAATCCACAGTCCTCTCAGACCCTTCAACCTATTTCTCCTCAAACCTCCTTTCATCTCCACTCCCCACAAACTCTTTCTTCCAAAACTTCGTTATTCCAAACGGGTCCCAAGCTGAGTACATTCACCCTTACCTCATCAAAACCTCAAACTCTTCACTATCAGCTTCATACCCTCTTCTGATCCTCTTCACCACTGCAGTGTTGTACCAGACTTTTGTGGCAGATATCACCATCTCTTCAACTCAAACAACCTCACAAAACCATGTAATCTCATCATACAGTGACCTTGGTGTCACTTTGGACATTCCCTCCTCCAACCTAAGGTTCTTTCTCTCAAGGGGAAGCCCTTTTCTAACCGTTTCTGTGACATCTCCAACATCTCTTTCCATCACAACAGTGCATACCATAGTCTCTTTGTCTTccaatgatgacaacaacacCAAATACACCCTTAAGCTTAACAACACTCAAACATGGCTCATATACACTTCCTCACCAATCTATTTCACCCATAATAATGCTTCAGAGGTTACATCCAAGCCATTTTCTGGCATCATTCGTGTGGCAGTGTTGCCTAACCACAACTACGTAACAATTCTTGACAAGTTCAGCACTTGTTACCCTTTGTCGGGTAATGCAACACTCGTAGAGCCTTTCCGTGTGGTGTATGAATGGCAAAAGGAAGGTTCTGGGGACTTGCTCATGCTAGCTCACCCTCTTCATGTTAAGCTTctatcaaataattataatggTCTAGTTACTGTGCTGAACGATTTTAAGTATAGAAGCATTGATGGTGATCTTGTTGGTGTTGTTGGAGACTCATGGGTGTTGGAAACCAATCCTATTCCTGTGACATGGTATTCCAACAAAGGTATGGAAAAAGATTCTTATGATGAGATTGTCTCGGCACTTGTTAAGGATGTGCAAGAGCTGAATTCTTCATCAATAGGAACAAGTTCATCTTATTTTTATGGAAAGCGTGTTGGAAGGGCTGCAAGGTTGGCGTTGATAGCGGAAGAAGTTTCTTTTTCTAACGTGGTTCCCACGATTAAGAAGTTTCTTAAGGAGTCTATTGAGCCTTGGTTGGATGGAACTTTACAAGGGAATGGATTTCTATACGAAAATAAATGGGGTGGACTTGTCACCAAACTGGGGTCAACGGATTCAACAGCTGATTTTGGGTTTGGAGTGTACAATGATCACCATTATCATTTGGGATACTTCCTTTATGGAATTGCGGTCCTTGCAAAGATTGATCCTGAGTGGGGACAAAAATACAATCCACAAGTTTATTCACTTGTCACAGATTTTATGAACTTGGGCCAAAAATATAACTCTCGTTATCCACGTCTAAGGTGTTTTGACCTTTACAACTTACACTCTTGGGCTTCAGGAGTGACTGAATTCGCAGATGGAAGGAATCAAGAAAGTACAAGTGAGGCTGTGAATGCGTACTATTCAGCGGCATTGGTAGGTTTAGCATATGGTGACTCAAATCTTGTTGCCATTGGATCAACACTACTGGCTTTGGAAATTCTTGCTGCACAAACTTGGTGGCACGTGAAAGCAGAAGGCAACTTGTACGAAGAAGAATTTGCAAAAGAGAACAAAATAGTGGGTGTTCTGTGGGCTAACAAGAGAGATAGTGCCCTATGGTGGGGCCCTGCTACGTGTAGAGAGTGTAGGCTTGGAATTCAAGTGCTACCATTGTCTCCTGTTACTGAGACTTTGTTCTCTGATGCTGATTATGTGAAGGAGCTTGTGGAATGGACAATGCCCTCTTTGACTAGTGAAGGGTGGAAGGGAATGACCTATGCCTTGCAAGGAATTTATGATAAGGAAACAGCATTGGAAAATATTAGAAAGTtgaaaggttttgatgatgGGAACTCGTTGAGTAATCTCTTGTGGTGGATTCACAGCAGATGA
- the LOC100819378 gene encoding probable endo-1,3(4)-beta-glucanase ARB_01444: MSSSFLFPQTQSTVLPDPSTYFSPNLLSSPLPTNSFFQNFVIPNGTQPEYIHPYLIKTSNSSLSASYPLLFFTTAVLYQAFVPDITISSPQTHSRQQNRVISSYSDLGVTLDIPSSNLRFFLSRGSPFITASVTKPTSLSITTVHTIVSLSANDDKNTKYTLKLNNTQAWLIYTSSPIYLNHDAASNVTSKPFSGIIRVAVLPDSNSKCVKILDKFSSCYPLSGNATLEKPFRVVYEWLKEGSGNLLMLAHPLHVKILSSTNNGQVNVLRHFKYRSIDGDLVGVVGDSWVMETNPIPVTWYSNKGVEKESYDEIVSALVTDVQGLNSSAIETIISSYFYGKRVGRAARFALIAEEVSFPKVIPSVKKFLKETIEPWLDGTFPGNGFQYENKWGGLVTKLGSTDSTADFGFGIYNDHHYHLGNFLYGIAVLAKIDPQWGQKYKPQVYSLVTDFMNLGPSYNRFYPRLRNFDLYKLHSWAAGLTEFEHGRNQESTSEAVTAYYSAALVGLAYGDSSLVATGSTLMALEILAAQTWWHVKEKDNLYEEEFAKENRVVGILWANKRDSKLWWARAECRECRLGIQVLPLLPITETLFSDADYAKELVEWTLPSARREGWKGMTYALQGIYDRKTALQNIRMLKGFDDGNSFTNLLWWIHSR; encoded by the coding sequence atgtcttcttcttttctcttccctcAAACTCAATCCACAGTCCTCCCAGACCCTTCAACCTACTTCTCACCAAACCTTCTTTCTTCTCCACTCCCCACAAACTCTTTCTTCCAAAACTTTGTTATTCCAAATGGGACACAGCCTGAGTACATTCACCCCTACCTTATCAAAACCTCAAACTCCTCACTCTCAGCCTCATACCCTCTTCTCTTTTTCACCACAGCAGTGTTATACCAAGCTTTTGTGCCAGATATCACTATCTCTTCCCCTCAAACACACTCACGTCAACAAAACCGTGTAATCTCATCATACAGTGACCTTGGTGTCACTTTGGACATTCCCTCTTCAAACCTAAGGTTCTTTCTCTCAAGAGGAAGCCCTTTTATAACTGCTTCTGTGACAAAGCCAACATCTCTCTCCATCACAACAGTGCACACCATTGTCTCTTTGTCTGCCAATGATGACAAAAACACTAAGTACACCCTTAAGCTTAACAACACTCAGGCATGGCTCATATACACCTCCTCCCCAATCTATTTGAACCATGATGCTGCTTCCAACGTTACATCCAAGCCATTTTCTGGCATAATTCGTGTAGCAGTGTTGCCTGATTCCAACTCCAAGTGTGTAAAAATTCTCGACAAGTTCAGCTCTTGTTATCCTTTGTCGGGTAATGCAACACTCGAGAAGCCTTTCCGTGTGGTGTATGAATGGCTAAAGGAAGGTTCTGGGAACTTGCTAATGCTAGCTCACCCTCTTCATGTCAAGATTTTATCATCTACTAATAATGGTCAAGTTAATGTGCTTCGTCATTTTAAGTATAGAAGCATTGATGGTGATCTTGTTGGTGTTGTTGGAGACTCATGGGTGATGGAAACCAATCCTATTCCTGTGACATGGTATTCTAACAAAGGTGTGGAGAAAGAGTCATATGATGAAATTGTCTCAGCGCTTGTTACGGATGTGCAAGGGCTGAATTCTTCAgcaatagaaacaataatttcatcttatttttatgGGAAGCGTGTTGGAAGGGCTGCAAGGTTTGCGTTGATAGCAGAAGAAGTGTCTTTTCCCAAGGTGATTCCTTCAGTTAAGAAGTTTCTGAAAGAGACTATTGAGCCTTGGTTGGATGGAACTTTCCCAGGGAATGGTtttcaatatgaaaataaatgggGTGGACTTGTAACCAAACTAGGGTCAACGGATTCAACCGCTGATTTTGGTTTTGGAATTTACAATGATCACCATTACCATTTGGGGAACTTCCTTTATGGAATTGCGGTTCTTGCAAAGATTGACCCTCAATGGGGACAAAAGTACAAGCCACAAGTTTATTCACTTGTGACAGATTTCATGAACTTGGGGCCAAGTTATAACAGATTTTATCCACGTCTAAGGAATTTTGACCTTTACAAATTGCACTCTTGGGCTGCAGGGTTGACTGAATTTGAACATGGAAGGAATCAGGAAAGCACAAGTGAGGCTGTGACTGCTTACTATTCTGCAGCGTTGGTGGGTCTTGCATATGGTGACTCAAGTCTTGTTGCCACTGGGTCAACGTTAATGGCGTTGGAAATTCTTGCTGCACAAACTTGGTGGCACGTGAAAGAGAAAGACAACTTGTACGAAGAAGAATTTGCAAAAGAGAATAGGGTAGTGGGGATTTTGTGGGCTAACAAGAGGGATAGTAAGTTATGGTGGGCCAGGGCTGAGTGTAGAGAGTGTAGGCTTGGAATCCAAGTGCTACCATTGTTGCCTATTACTGAGACATTGTTCTCTGATGCTGATTATGCCAAGGAGCTTGTGGAATGGACACTGCCTTCTGCACGTAGAGAAGGGTGGAAGGGAATGACATATGCCTTGCAAGGAATTTATGATAGGAAAACAGCATTGCAGAATATAAGAATGTtaaaaggttttgatgatggGAATTCATTCACTAATCTCTTGTGGTGGATTCATAGCAGATGA
- the LOC100802830 gene encoding ornithine aminotransferase, mitochondrial has product MIGNSFAHMISTKPVDRYTRPEFTENGPLAIDSGRHPILESIHNDFVWGCWNASEELKNPSVRIIFPTIERVKNAYNGILPSRYILCFTKILGKALGGGVIPVSAVLANKDVMLCIQPGQHGSTFGGNPLASAVAIASLEVIKIERLVERSAQMGEELAGQLLKIQQQYPDYVKEVRGRGLFIGVEFNSKNLFPVSGYEVCKKLKYRGVLAKPTHDTIIRFTPPLCIRTVSGMGVVVAACILQPYVISSKSLANANLTF; this is encoded by the exons ATGATTGGAAATTCATTTGCTCATATGATATCAACTAAGCCTGTTGATCGATATACAAGACCAGAATTTACAG agAATGGGCCATTGGCAATTGATTCTGGTAGACACCCAATCCTGGAGAGCATACACAATGACTTCGTT TGGGGCTGCTGGAATGCTAGCGAAGAATTGAAGAATCCTTCTGTTAGGATTATATTCCCCACTATTGAAAGAGTGAAGAATGCTTATAATGGGATTTTGCCTTCAAGATATATTCTTTGCTTCACAAAG ATACTAGGGAAAGCATTGGGTGGAGGAGTTATACCAGTTAGTGCAGTTCTTGCAAACAAAGATGTGATGCTTTGTATACAACCGGGACAGCATGGAAg TACCTTCGGTGGAAATCCACTGGCCAGTGCAGTTGCAATTGCCTCACTAGAAGTGATAAAAATTGAGAGACTCGTTGAGAG ATCTGCCCAAATGGGAGAGGAGCTTGCTGGTCAGCTGCTTAAGATTCAGCAGCAATATCCAGACTACGTGAAGGAGGTACGGGGAAGAGGATTGTTCATTGGAGTGGAGTTTAACAGCAAAAATTTGTTCCCTGTATCTGGCTATGAGGTAtgcaaaaaattaaagtatagaGGAGTCCTTGCCAAGCCAACACATGATACAATTATACGCTTTACTCCCCCACTTTGCATAAG GACTGTTTCGGGCATGGGTGTTGTGGTTGCAGCTTGCATCCTGCAACCTTATGTCATCTCCAGCAAGTCTCTGGCTAATgctaatttaactttttaa